One genomic segment of Hordeum vulgare subsp. vulgare chromosome 2H, MorexV3_pseudomolecules_assembly, whole genome shotgun sequence includes these proteins:
- the LOC123430964 gene encoding DNA topoisomerase 1 beta-like — MPATRTFDSDDSDEFKGPAFKRSSASLKQNSMPTPSSSGNVQHCQKSTLKRPHVEDVLMVDTDDSDDDDKPLALRKKADDREFKRINAYNVDSDSEDEKPLSARLFKDAASPSGGNVSDDDDSDDDKTLAARFSLVTRNSVDMPIGPNNTALNGSASSAPRNSMKRPCDSNIQPSSALKKAKCTDSSASASSEDDGSDNVPLARRLTVGESSKRKPPAKDIAKKKKNKSSSSSKDNKKVVTKMKTEKVKSNSKVREASGGGKKWSTLEHNGVIFPPPYEPHGVKMLYNGKPVDLTPEQEEVATMFSVMKDTEYASKETFINNFFTDWSNILGKTHTIKKFELCDFTPIYEWHLREKEKKTQMTSEEKKALREEKMKQEDKFMWAFVDGVKEKVGNFRVEPPGLFRGRGEHPKMGRLKGRIRPSDITINIGEGAPVPVCPIPGESWKEVKHDNTVTWLAFWNDPINQKDFKYVFLAASSSLKGQSDKEKYEKARKLKDHIRNIRANYTKDFRSKDQVKKQIAVATYLIDKLALRAGNEKDDDEADTVGCCTLKVENVTCLPPNKLQFDFLGKDSIRYLNTVEIEPPVYKAIMEFCAGKNKGGHVFDKLDTTKLNAHLKDLMPGLTAKVFRTYNASITLDNILNKQTEDGSRPEKMNVYSRANKQVAIICNHQRAVPKSHDSQMTKLIEKIDELKAQRDEWKEDLERVKTGNPLAGDEDGKRKRKLTPQVLEIKISTIETKIKEMDITKTNREELKTVALGTSKINYLDPRITVAWCKTHEVPIEKIFSKTILAKFGWAMDVDPDFRF, encoded by the exons ATGCCGGCCACCCGTACGTTTGACAGCGACGACAGCGACGAATTCAAAGGCCCAGCCTTCAAGAGGTCGAGTGCCTCTCTGAAGCAAAACAGCATGCCCACCCCCTCATCATCAGGAAACGTGCAACATTGCCAAAAGAGTACACTGAAAAGACCTCATGTGGAAGATGTCCTCATGGTGGACACCGATGAttcagacgacgacgacaaaccaCTTGCACTGAGGAAAAAGGCCGATGACAGGGAATTCAAGAGAATCAACGCATATAATGTTGATTCAGATTCAGAAGATGAGAAACCGCTCTCCGCAAGGCTGTTCAAAGATGCCGCTTCACCAAGCGGAGGCAATGTCTCGGATGATGATGATTCAGATGATGATAAGACATTGGCTGCCCGTTTTTCCCTAGTTACTCGGAACTCCGTGGACATGCCGATCGGACCTAACAACACGGCGTTGAACGGTAGTGCAAGTAGTGCCCCCCGAAATTCAATGAAGAGGCCATGTGATAGCAATATTCAGCCAAGTTCAGCTCTCAAGAAGGCAAAGTGTACAGACAGTTCTGCCTCTGCAAGTTCAGAAGATGATGGAAGTGACAACGTACCTCTCGCACGAAGGCTGACAGTCGGCGAGTCTTCAAAAAGAAAGCCACCTGCAAAGGATAttgcaaagaagaagaaaaacaagagctCTTCATCTTCGAAGGATAACAAGAAAGTAGTAACAAAAATGaaaacagagaaagtaaagagtaatTCCAAGGTCCGTGAAGCGTCTGGTGGTGGAAAGAAATGGTCTACTTTGGAGCACAATGGTGTTATCTTTCCCCCACCGTACGAGCCTCATGGCGTCAAGATGCTTTACAATGGGAAGCCTGTTGATCTGACCCCGGAACAGGAGGAG GTTGCAACCATGTTTTCTGTGATGAAAGACACCGAGTACGCGTCCAAGGAAACGTTTATCAACAACTTCTTCACCGACTGGAGTAATATTCTTGGTAAAACCCATACTATCAAAAAGTTTGAGCTTTGTGATTTCACACCGATCTATGAATGGCACCTccgagagaaggagaagaaaacacAGATGACTTCAGAG GAGAAGAAAGCATTGCGGGAAGAGAAAATGAAACAAGAGGATAAATTTATGTGGGCCTTCGTAGACGGCGTTAAAGAGAAG GTTGGTAATTTCAGAGTAGAACCACCTGGCTTGTTCAGGGGACGTGGAGAGCATCCAAAG ATGGGAAGACTGAAGGGACGCATCCGGCCAAGTGATATTACAATAAACATTGGAGAAGGGGCTCCAGTCCCAGTGTGTCCTATACCTGGAGAAAG CTGGAAAGAGGTCAAACATGACAATACTGTTACATGGTTGGCCTTTTGGAATGATCCGATAAACCAAAAGGATTTCAAGTATGTTTTCCTGGCGGCAAGCAGCTCCTTAAAGGGGCAAAGCGACAAGGAGAAATATGAGAAGGCCCGGAAACTTAAG GATCACATACGTAATATCCGTGCAAATTACACCAAGGATTTCAGGAGCAAAGACCAGGTGAAGAAACAAATTGCAGTAGCAACATACCTTATAGATAAACTAGCCCTTAGGGCAGGGAATGAAAAG GATGATGATGAGGCCGATACTGTTGGTTGTTGTACGCTGAAGGTTGAAAATGTTACTTGTCTGCCTCCAAACAAGTTGCAG TTTGACTTCCTTGGTAAAGATTCTATTAGATACTTGAACACTGTAGAGATTGAACCACCTGTATACAAGGCGATTATGGAATTCTGTGCAG GTAAAAATAAAGGAGGGCATGTCTTTGACAAGCTTGATACAACTAAACTAAATGCTCATCTCAAGGACTTAATGCCTGGCCTTACTGCAAAAGTCTTCCGTACATATAATGCTTCCATCACTTTGGACAATATC TTGAATAAACaaacagaagatgggagccgtccTGAAAAAATGAATGTCTACTCCCGAGCAAACAAACAG GTTGCCATAATCTGTAACCATCAGCGTGCGGTCCCAAAATCACATGATTCTCAGATGACTAAATTGATTGAAAAGATTGATGAATTAAAG GCCCAGAGGGATGAATGGAAAGAAGACTTAGAGAGAGTGAAGACAGGAAACCCTCTAGCCGGTGATGAAGATGGGAAGCGAAAGAGAAAATTGACCCCTCAAGT GTTGGAGATTAAGATCTCTACGATTGAAACCAAGATAAAGGAAATGGATATCACTAAGACGAATAGAGAGGAGTTGAAGACAGTGGCACTAggaacatcaaagatcaactacCTTGATCCTAGAATCACTGTGGCGTGGTGCAAAACCCATGAAGTTCCTATTGAGAAG attttcagcaagacaaTTCTCGCGAAATTTGGATGGGCGATGGATGTCGACCCGGATTTCAGATTCTAA